A section of the Rummeliibacillus pycnus genome encodes:
- a CDS encoding N-acetyldiaminopimelate deacetylase codes for MKSLLEIRRDLHRIPEIGFHEEKTHKYLLHVIEELWKPYFKIDTWKTGIIVTITGTNPQLKIGWRTDIDALPITENTGLPYASEHPGFMHACGHDFHMTIALGLVEAFSKQQPENTIIIYFQPAEEGPGGAKPMLEWMQKDRPDLLPNYIFAMHIAPEYPVGTVATRPGMLFANTSELFIDLHGKGGHAAYPHHTKDMTVAAANLMLQLQTIISRNLNPLDSGVVTIGKMTSGYVQNVIAENARLEGTIRTMSAESMALIKKRIEALCKATEIAYECKVEIDYGSSYYQVYNQEQCAKALLASAEDVPGVVPYECSPAMTGEDFGFFLKEIPGAMFWGGANTEFGLHHASIQPDENLIDVNVRFVEHFLRHYGV; via the coding sequence ATGAAGTCTTTATTGGAAATCAGAAGGGATTTACATAGAATTCCTGAAATTGGATTTCATGAAGAAAAGACACATAAGTATTTACTTCATGTGATTGAAGAATTATGGAAGCCTTATTTCAAAATTGATACATGGAAAACAGGTATTATCGTAACTATTACTGGAACAAATCCACAATTGAAAATTGGATGGCGTACGGATATTGATGCTTTGCCTATTACTGAAAATACTGGATTACCATATGCATCTGAACATCCAGGGTTTATGCATGCTTGTGGTCATGATTTCCATATGACAATAGCACTTGGTTTAGTAGAGGCCTTCTCAAAACAGCAACCAGAAAATACAATCATTATTTATTTCCAACCTGCAGAGGAAGGTCCTGGTGGGGCGAAGCCGATGCTTGAATGGATGCAGAAGGATCGTCCTGATTTGCTACCTAACTATATTTTTGCAATGCATATTGCACCAGAATATCCAGTTGGAACAGTGGCAACTAGACCAGGAATGCTATTTGCAAACACATCGGAGTTATTTATTGATCTGCATGGTAAAGGAGGACATGCTGCCTATCCTCATCATACAAAGGATATGACAGTAGCAGCTGCAAACTTGATGTTGCAACTGCAAACAATTATTAGCCGTAATTTAAATCCTCTAGATAGTGGGGTAGTTACGATAGGAAAAATGACTTCCGGCTATGTACAAAATGTTATTGCTGAGAATGCACGTTTAGAAGGCACAATTCGTACCATGTCGGCAGAATCAATGGCACTAATCAAAAAACGTATTGAAGCATTGTGTAAAGCCACTGAAATAGCTTATGAATGCAAAGTTGAAATAGACTATGGTTCATCATACTATCAAGTGTACAATCAAGAACAATGCGCAAAGGCATTACTAGCAAGTGCTGAAGATGTTCCCGGTGTGGTTCCGTACGAGTGTTCACCAGCTATGACAGGAGAAGATTTTGGATTTTTCTTGAAAGAAATTCCAGGAGCTATGTTCTGGGGTGGAGCTAATACAGAATTTGGTTTGCATCATGCATCTATACAGCCAGATGAAAATTTAATAGATGTAAATGTTCGTTTTGTAGAACATTTTTTACGTCATTATGGTGTGTAG